Proteins encoded in a region of the Anopheles aquasalis chromosome 2, idAnoAquaMG_Q_19, whole genome shotgun sequence genome:
- the LOC126577326 gene encoding ficolin-1-like has product MESFQVEALIEHRLSQEQSHKEMFATIQKLEHRVAFNLSEIHNRDQEQPSFSSCKEVPWTGVHLIRVNRDSEPFEVYCEQETFGGGWIVFQFRYDGSLDFYRGWNEFRDGFGDLNKEFWLGLEKVHQITSGRKHELVVELEDFERTYKCARFNAFEIGSESDQYDVKAIGKYSGTAGDRMSYYKDRKFSTKDRDNDMSNRHCAQEFEGAWWHWICTDVNLNGRYLNAVDKKSIYWRSLKNHQGLSYSRMMIREQE; this is encoded by the exons ATGGAGTCCTTCCAAG TTGAAGCCTTGATAGAACATCGATTAAGCCAAGAACAGAGCCATAAAGAAATGTTCGCCACGATTCAGAAACTCGAACATCGAGTCGCGTTTAATTTAAGCGAAATACACAATCGAGATCAGGAG CAACCCTCCTTTTCCTCGTGCAAAGAGGTGCCATGGACTGGAGTACATCTGATCCGTGTGAATCGTGATAGTGAACCGTTTGAAGTGTATTGTGAACAGGAAACGTTTGGAGGAGGATGGATTGTGTTTCAGTTCCGTTACGATGGATCACTTGACTTTTACCGAGGGTGGAATGAGTTTCGTGACGGTTTTGGTGATTTGAACAAAGAGTTTTGGTTAGGTCTTGAGAAGGTCCACCAGATAACAAGTGGCCGTAAGCATGAATTGGTCGTTGAATTGGAAGATTTTGAAAGAACGTACAAATGTGCGCGGTTTAATGCATTCGAAATAGGTAGTGAAAGTGACCAATATGACGTGAAGGCTATTGGAAAGTATAGTGGGACTGCAGGTGATCGGATGTCCTATTATAAGGATAGGAAGTTCTCAACCAAAGATCGGGATAATGATATGAGCAATAGACATTGTGCACAGGAGTTCGAAGGTGCATGGTGGCACTGGATTTGTACTGACGTGAATTTGAATGGGAGATACTTGAACGCTGTTGATAAAAAATCCATCTATTGGCGTTCTTTAAAAAACCATCAAGGATTGAGTTATTCTCGAATGATGATTCGGGAGCAGGAATAG